The Cyclobacteriaceae bacterium DNA segment GGAAAATCGCTGAGTATTAACTTGCATCCAACCATTGTTGTGATACAGTAATGTACCGGCTAGTATTAGCAAGATGGTGCACCAAAAGGCAACCTTAAACCGGGTTTCTTCATTTGCTTTATATGAGAAAATCACATACGGGGAAGCCGCAAGGATTGATGTGCCATACTGATCCATGCCGAGCGCCTGTAAATTCATGGTGCCAGAAAAGATAATATTGTGCCCTTTTAAGATCAGGTGGTAGAGGTTGTAAAAGAGGTATTTTGTACTAAACAGACCATACTGATTAATTCTTTCCTGAATCGGAGCGGAATAGATCAGGTATTGATATCCTGTGTCAAGAAAATTGTGGAACCTCAAGTAATTAAAAATGAAATAGGGGGTTACACAAACAAATGCTACTGCAAAAGAAATAACCGTAGTACGGACAGCAATTCTTTTGTCTGGTTGGTCAACGTAAAGGAAGTAAATGATTATAATTCCATAGAAGATAGTCATTTGCCGGGTTAAAAATGCCAAAGCCCAGAGTATGCCAATAAGTAATGGTCTCTTTTTATCTTTCAATTCAAGTAGAAGCATGAGTAACAGACAGGTGCAAATTACATGAGCGAATCCATTGATGTGGTCGCTCGTAAGAACTACCCACCAATATCCGCTGCCAAAAAAGAACGCTAGAAATACCCAAAGTTTTCCGGTTGAATCCCCCATAAATCTTGCAAGCAGGCGATAGAATAGAAACATGTTAAGGCATGAAATCAACAGGCTTAGAAAGACGGTATTAATCGCATTATCAAACAGGGCTACAACTGGTGTTATGAGGATAGAAGGAAAGGGGGGGAAGCTCACGTAGTACTTCCCCTCAAATACGGATGCGTCCCAGAAATAATGATCAATATCAAGCTTGCCTTTAAGGAATGCTTGCGCCTGAAATACAGCCAAATTAGAATCGTATGAGTTTTTATAGATAACAGGAATATGAACAACCAGGTATAAAGAGAAAATCAGAATCCAGTGCTTCCATTTTAGATTCTGAAAGGATAGAATTTCCTGTAGAAATTTCTTCATAAACAAAAAATTAAAGCGTAACTATCGGTGTTAAAGTTATGAGATTTTGATAGAATGGCTGCAGATTTTACCACAAATTGGAACAATTATCCTAAGGAAAACTCCAGCCTCAGGCATCCCAATTTTTGTGACGATTTTAGCAATCTCCTTTTAAAGGAGAGTCCCTCATTTATTATTCGAGGT contains these protein-coding regions:
- a CDS encoding glycosyltransferase family 39 protein: MAVFQAQAFLKGKLDIDHYFWDASVFEGKYYVSFPPFPSILITPVVALFDNAINTVFLSLLISCLNMFLFYRLLARFMGDSTGKLWVFLAFFFGSGYWWVVLTSDHINGFAHVICTCLLLMLLLELKDKKRPLLIGILWALAFLTRQMTIFYGIIIIYFLYVDQPDKRIAVRTTVISFAVAFVCVTPYFIFNYLRFHNFLDTGYQYLIYSAPIQERINQYGLFSTKYLFYNLYHLILKGHNIIFSGTMNLQALGMDQYGTSILAASPYVIFSYKANEETRFKVAFWCTILLILAGTLLYHNNGWMQVNTQRFSLDFFPALLVLIASSYTAIPKWLFHSFVAYSIALNCLSFVIHSLK